The Chryseobacterium indicum genome includes a window with the following:
- a CDS encoding TonB-dependent receptor plug domain-containing protein: MENNSIDKTFNEASKTLEEPATFPGFDKVWAKVEEKLDRKEEKKSKIVPIWLPYGVAASLLIGSAIFYFSGKKEKAEVTQQIIAKNIISENKPSVAVSEHIQKMDSTIKVNIQKETLPPVTMAAEAPNAMITAPLPVISSVPAASPAHYEAPEIPEKIDKIIQEVPKNQNTEVVIAMGIKKEKASMVNSLASSSLEKKRLTDLNAVADTAEAVYSTNPYDLKESSQEPEILAYNKGYLQAKQSVAGNYQGLANKIGNKEAINSIRGAASGVNINSISGRQGSGKVDISISCEGSSKTNNSPLFVINGKATDSELFKRIDPNKIESIRVFKAETATVLFGNQGANGAVLVETKDISRKERRMLKRLLKKEKLLKK; encoded by the coding sequence ATGGAAAACAATTCAATAGATAAAACATTCAACGAGGCTTCTAAAACACTGGAAGAACCTGCGACTTTTCCTGGGTTTGATAAAGTTTGGGCAAAAGTGGAAGAAAAATTAGACAGAAAAGAAGAAAAGAAGAGTAAAATAGTTCCGATCTGGCTTCCTTATGGTGTTGCCGCAAGTTTATTAATCGGATCTGCAATCTTTTACTTTTCCGGTAAAAAAGAAAAAGCGGAAGTAACCCAACAAATTATTGCAAAAAATATAATTTCCGAAAACAAACCTTCTGTTGCTGTTTCAGAACATATTCAAAAAATGGACAGTACCATAAAGGTGAATATTCAAAAGGAAACTTTGCCTCCTGTAACGATGGCTGCTGAAGCTCCGAATGCTATGATTACAGCACCACTTCCGGTAATTTCTTCCGTTCCGGCAGCTTCTCCAGCACATTACGAAGCACCTGAAATTCCTGAAAAAATCGATAAAATAATTCAGGAGGTTCCCAAAAATCAAAATACAGAAGTGGTAATTGCGATGGGAATTAAAAAAGAAAAAGCTTCAATGGTGAATTCTCTTGCTTCATCTTCATTAGAGAAAAAGAGACTTACCGATCTTAATGCAGTTGCAGATACGGCAGAAGCAGTCTATTCTACCAATCCGTATGATCTGAAAGAATCTTCTCAGGAACCTGAAATTCTGGCATACAATAAAGGATATCTTCAGGCAAAACAATCTGTTGCAGGAAATTATCAGGGCTTAGCGAATAAGATAGGGAACAAAGAAGCGATAAATTCAATTCGTGGAGCGGCTTCAGGCGTGAATATCAATTCAATTTCGGGAAGACAGGGTTCCGGAAAAGTGGATATCTCGATCAGTTGTGAAGGTTCATCCAAAACCAATAACAGTCCGCTGTTCGTTATCAACGGAAAGGCAACAGACTCCGAACTTTTCAAGAGAATTGATCCTAATAAAATAGAATCCATCCGTGTTTTTAAAGCAGAAACAGCGACCGTACTTTTCGGAAACCAAGGCGCGAATGGAGCTGTTCTGGTGGAAACAAAAGACATTTCCCGAAAAGAAAGAAGAATGCTGAAAAGACTGCTTAAAAAAGAAAAACTGCTGAAAAAGTAG